In Oryzias melastigma strain HK-1 linkage group LG18, ASM292280v2, whole genome shotgun sequence, one DNA window encodes the following:
- the si:ch1073-157b13.1 gene encoding 7SK snRNA methylphosphate capping enzyme, translating into MSLDQEPVPRPEVPVTLSPAFPAPISLSEQPQLTKNRPPVCSKNGLQASATIPPPPTATQRIGKRRFSMGISFRGVAKRRRRANSDSQAEPVLPSHFLLGGNIFDPLNLNSLLNEDVNRATNQETPKCSPVPSRSRDPVEILVPRDITDPLNLKGGSEEGGAAGVLLSPLKSRRKHRYKHHGGGGASTDRDKSAMRLFPPTAGTSGVTARGGSVCASPLSCELNTAITCREDLAPSPRPSRRHTHPPPGPAHKPGAHADCRHRRRRRTTSVHSDANHITVATTTCRFQTPLVEGAKAGRCGGAQRGSAQPSERRKDKHRYQHGNHSRYYGYHGFYGGGYGRVGVEEDPRLRLLDADWFRDKTVLDVGCGAGHMTLAIARKFNPSHILGVELDKHLVHAAKQNIRHFLSHDMVVERRSGEGDGGGLLPFPLSFRVSRGPICGPSLLPSASSSRFPHNVTFIQGDYIAGREEWPGRGQFDVILCLGLTKWVHLQSGDEGVVRLFRRTYQSLSPGGMFILEPQPWSSYSRSKRATDSTFRRFRSLRIRPEHFTSILTDSVGFCSYRLLTHTDNKRPVYLFHKGPSQRK; encoded by the exons ATGTCTCTGGACCAAGAACCCGTTCCTCGTCCTGAGGTTCCCGTAACCCTAAGCCCCGCCTTCCCTGCCCCAATCAGCCTATCAGAGCAGCCCCAGCTGACAAAGAACCGCCCCCCCGTCTGCTCAAAAAATGGCCTCCAGGCGTCTGCCACaatcccccctccccccacagcCACTCAGCGGATCGGGAAAAGGCGCTTCTCCATGGGAATCAGTTTCAGGGGCGTGGCCAAGCGGCGGCGGCGTGCCAACAGCGACAGCCAGGCGGAGCCTGTGCTGCCGAGTCACTTCCTGCTGGGCGGGAACATATTCGACCCACTGAACCTGAACTCTCTGTTGAACGAAGACGTGAACAG GGCGACCAATCAGGAGACTCCCAAGTGCTCGCCGGTGCCGTCCCGGAGCAGAGACCCGGTGGAGATCCTGGTTCCCAGAGACATCACCGACCCGCTCAACCTGAAGGGGGGCAGTGAGGAGGGGGGGGCCGCCGGGGTGCTGCTGTCTCCCCTCAAGTCCAGACGCAAGCACAGGTACAAACACCacggagggggcggggcttccacCGACCGGGACAAGAGCGCCATGCGACTGTTCCCCCCCACCGCGGGGACTTCAG GTGTGACCGCCAGAGGAGGCAGCGTGTGCGCCTCCCCCCTGTCCTGTGAGCTCAACACCGCCATCACCTGTCGAGAAGACCTGGCGCCGTCGCCCAGACCCTCACGGAGACACACCCACCCCCCTccaggccccgcccacaaaccaggGGCCCATGCTGACTGTCGCCACCGCAGACGGCGCCGCACCACGTCCGTGCATTCAGACGCAAACCACATCACCGTGGCGACCACGACCTGCAGGTTCCAGACCCCGCTGGTGGAAGGCGCCAAAGCCGGCAG GTGTGGAGGAGCCCAGCGTGGCTCCGCCCAGCCGTCAGAGAGGAGAAAGGACAAGCACAGGTACCAGCACGGCAACCACAGCCGTTACTATGGTTACCACGGTTTCTACGGCGGCGGCTATGGACGAGTGGGCGTGGAGGAGGACCCCCGACTCCGCCTGCTGGATGCTGATTGGTTCAGGGACAAGACTGTGCTGGATGTGGGCTGCGGCGCCGGTCACATGACACTGGCCATCGCTCGCAAGTTCAACCCCTCCCACATCCTGGGGGTGGAGCTAGACAAGCATCTGGTCCACGCCGCCAAGCAAAACATCAGACACTTCCTCTCACATGACATGGTGGTGGAGCGGCGCTCGGGGGAGGGGGACGGCGGGGGCCTGCTCCCCTTCCCGCTCTCCTTCAGGGTCAGTCGGGGGCCCATCTGTGGCCCCTCCCTCCTGCCTtcagcctcctcctccaggtTCCCCCACAACGTCACCTTCATTCAG GGGGACTACATAGCAGGCCGGGAGGAGTGGCCTGGGAGGGGCCAGTTTGATGTCATCCTGTGCCTGGGTCTGACTAAGTGGGTACACCTGCAGTCAGGTGATGAGGGCGTGGTCAGGCTGTTCAGACGGACCTATCAGAGCCTGTCGCCCGGCGGAATGTTCATCCTGGAGCCGCAGCCGTGGAGCAGCTACAGCCGCAGCAAGAGAGCCACG GACTCCACGTTCCGGCGTTTCCGGAGTCTGAGGATCAGACCGGAACACTTCACCTCCATCCTGACGGACAGCGTCGGCTTCTGCTCCTACAGGCTGCTCACACACACAG ATAACAAACGACCCGTCTACCTGTTTCACAAAGGCCCCTCCCAGCGGAAGTGA